TCTTGATCATTTTTCGCATGTAATAAGTGTTGAATTTCATCAATCACAAGCACACCGATGCCATACATACTTGCCAGTGATGTCATATGTAAAAGCATCGTTGACGTAACACGATTTAAATAGCCAAATTTCTCTAAGTAGCGTGTACCTAGCAAATCATCAACGGCCTTAAAAAAACTTTTACAGAGTGTTGAAAGACTACCATCATAAGGACAATCAATCTTTAACCAGACAATTTGTGTACGATTAAACGGCTGCTCTTTATATACTTCATGCTTTATCACTTGAGGATACATTAATAGCAATCGTTCTATTGCAGTTGTTTTACCGATTCCTGAGATTCCGATTATCGATAAGCTATCTGCTGTCGAACGAATATGGTTTAATCGTTCATCAATATATTTATGAGCCTGTTCATCATCTTCGCGCAATTCATGTAGTAAACGAATTTTTTCAAAAAACGTTTTATCTAAAGGGTTTCTAGCTAAATAACCTCTACGGATTAACGTAGATAAACGGCGCTCTACTTCAAAATGAATTGGTAATGGTTGAATAAAGTTCTTCACACGTTTTAACACGTGATAACGAATATTTGTATCACTTTGCTTGTCTTGTTCACTAATACGCGGTGTCACCATAAATCGGTCCAATACATCATCTTCACTAAAAATTGGCGGGAGAGCTTCAATAAAAGGATTTTGAGCATATTCAGGAAGTTGCTGTGACTTATAATAAGCTTCCTCCATATCGCCTTTTAAGACGACACTATTCATCTTTTCCAAATTGCTCATCTCGCTTTCTCTTCAATTTATCCATTAGACGTGAAGATGATTTCTTTTCTACCGTCTGCTCTAACTTTGTCCTAGATACAAAATCTATAACCTCTGTTGGCTGCTCAGCTATAGAAGAGGTAGGAGATAAATCAAATTTCTCTTCCTCACGATTCGCTTGCTTTTCATTGGTTTTATTCTCTCTAATTGCTTCTAGTTTTTCCTTTTTACTAGTCGGTTGATGCAATGCCTTTTTCTTCTTTTGCTCGGCTCCCTTAATAATTTGCTCCATCATTGCGTCTGCATTAATAGTCAACTGTACTTGCTTAGAACGTTCCTCTTCTTCTAACTCATTTCTTAATTGATGTTGGAAAACAACATCCTCTAAGAAATCTAATTTATATTGCTGACTTGGCTCTAACAAAATACACGTTTCATAATCCATGCCATTATCATTCGGAATATAAATTTTATCTAAAGAACGTGGATCATACACAACCTCAATGCTTTTGTTTTTCAACTTGGCATACCACTGTTCTTCAATAGCACGTTTTGAACCATATAGTAAATTTTTAAACTTAATACCTGCTCTTGAAATAGTTGCTTTCTCACGCGGTAGCACATTCAAACGCAGAATATTTCTATCTACTGTTCGCAAGCGCCCTTTGCGATTATGAATGCCCCAATTCCATAAGTTAATAGGTGTTGGTACAATTCCATCTGTAATCATTTCCTTTTCCATTGGATATTTATCAATGATTTTATGATTGTGTTGTAGCACCATCGTAATAATCAAAGAAGTGAATTCTTTTAAATTCAATGTAGCGTTTAACCTATAATCCATGTCTCCACGCTCTCGGTACTCCTTTTGAATAGCACCTGGCGCTTTTTGTTTCACTTTTCCGTTAAACGCCCTAAATTTACGCTCAACAATCCCTTTTAAATCACCACGATATGCTGTTGTATTTTCAATTTTGACATTCAAATTATTAATCAGCCCAGCTACTGAATATCCTTCAAATTCCCCTCGATCTGCAATGATAATTTCAGGCAAATGATTCGTCGGCCATTGCTCTTCTGTAATCTCAATATCATATTGCTTACAAAATTCAACCTTATCGGCTACCATGTTATCTAGTGCCATCATGGCACCTACCCATGATGGTCCCTCTAAGCCAACATAAACGCCCGTAATAATACGTGAATAGACATCTACGACTGCATAAACAACAGGTCTACTAATAACTTTATTTACATCAAAAGAGCTTACTAAATAAATATCCGCAGCTGTTGCATCAATTTGAAAGCGCGTCCCTGGACCATTTGTTTCTGCTTTAGAATTACTAATAAGCGGACGATGCTTTAACTCATATTCCTTAGCACTTTTACGAAACTCAATATCTTTTTTAGGGTCTTCAAACTTTTTGAACCAATAGTAAAACTGCTGGTAGGAGGGGATACGATTCGCTTCCCAAATACGATACTGCAGCTCACCGTTTTCTTTATAACGGTCCGAATAAAAATCACGCAAAATAAAATGATAAACATCTTTTAATGAGTAGTTATTCGTTTTGCGGTAATATTTATTAATCGCATGTTCAAATTGTGTTTTAATCTCATCCGTTATATTAATACCACTTCGATATTCACCATTTACGGTTACTCTACGTGGTCGCCCAACCTTATCCTCACTTAGATTTTTTGTTTTTCCTCGACCACCTGAATTTGCATAATCAGGTAACATGGCATTTTTATTCATACCTCGCTGCCAATAGCGACTAAGTAACTTTTTAACCTTTGTTGGAGTAACATCTAACGTAGTTGCAATCTCTTTAATTTTTGTTTCTCTACCACTCTTTTGAAGCAATTTCTCCATATGTTGGGCACAGTTCGTTTGGATAATCTCCCAATCTGTATCACGCTTATAAATTTGAATTTCCGTTAATTCTTCTTCCTTTACTACACGTGCAAAGGGATCTGTGACAAGCAGCCACTCTTTTTGCTCTATATCTGTCAATAACGATGAATAGAGCTCTTTTTTAGGCATAGATGTATTTGCATCAATATTGACGACATAAACATAAGATTCCTCAATTTCAATAATACGAATACGAGTTGAATCTTTTACCGATTGAAGAACTTGATTAATATAAATCATCCGAATTTCACCTTCTTCAGCTTACTTTCGTCAATAGACTGAACGACAATAGGTTGTTCCACATTTAAAGGCTCTGACATATCTATTCGTATAATTTTCTGGGCAAGTAAATGATAAAATAGTGTCATTCCGCTACCTAAAGGCATATGTGTTTCTTTAGCAAATACGTTTGTAATCTCTCTAATACTCTTGCTTTCATTTAAGATTCTTTGTAACAATGCCATCGCTAAATCTTCAATATGCTGCTGATTTAGATTTTGAAAAGCGTCGTAGCTTTGAATATCATAATAATCGTGAATATAGCTAATGTTCCGCGCCATTTCTTTTGTAATCTCTAATTCTGTTACGATACCCCAATCAATTTGCCGTCTTTCCCAGTAAACTCGCTCAATTTCAAATTTCTCAAGAACTCGCTCATTTAACAGCTCATCCTTCATCTTTATTGTTCTCGCAAGCTCTACGAATCCTTGTCCTCTATCTACAGTAAGTAGAAAATCTGTTGTCATCACAATTGGCTCATTCGTTTTCGGGTCTGTAGGGTGTTTAAGACCTAATTCATCAGCAATAATCATGGTTTCCTCCAACGGCAACAAAGGAAACTGTTCTCTAATATCAATAACGAAATCCGAATATTCAGTTATATAAAAGTAATTTCGTTCTAAATCAGATAGAAATTCATATTGTCTATTTGTTTTAATGCCTTTTAAACGTGTAGAGCGACCTTTAGATGAAACATCCTGAATATTTAACCATGGTTTATAATTCGCTCCTACTCCAGAGCCTCTACCTTCTTTAATCCATTTTTCAACTTTAGATATCCTAGTTCTTTTAGGCATAAAAAAACACTCCTTTAGATTATAGTAATCCAAAGGAGTGA
The sequence above is a segment of the Solibacillus sp. FSL H8-0523 genome. Coding sequences within it:
- a CDS encoding TnsA endonuclease N-terminal domain-containing protein, with protein sequence MPKRTRISKVEKWIKEGRGSGVGANYKPWLNIQDVSSKGRSTRLKGIKTNRQYEFLSDLERNYFYITEYSDFVIDIREQFPLLPLEETMIIADELGLKHPTDPKTNEPIVMTTDFLLTVDRGQGFVELARTIKMKDELLNERVLEKFEIERVYWERRQIDWGIVTELEITKEMARNISYIHDYYDIQSYDAFQNLNQQHIEDLAMALLQRILNESKSIREITNVFAKETHMPLGSGMTLFYHLLAQKIIRIDMSEPLNVEQPIVVQSIDESKLKKVKFG
- a CDS encoding Mu transposase C-terminal domain-containing protein gives rise to the protein MIYINQVLQSVKDSTRIRIIEIEESYVYVVNIDANTSMPKKELYSSLLTDIEQKEWLLVTDPFARVVKEEELTEIQIYKRDTDWEIIQTNCAQHMEKLLQKSGRETKIKEIATTLDVTPTKVKKLLSRYWQRGMNKNAMLPDYANSGGRGKTKNLSEDKVGRPRRVTVNGEYRSGINITDEIKTQFEHAINKYYRKTNNYSLKDVYHFILRDFYSDRYKENGELQYRIWEANRIPSYQQFYYWFKKFEDPKKDIEFRKSAKEYELKHRPLISNSKAETNGPGTRFQIDATAADIYLVSSFDVNKVISRPVVYAVVDVYSRIITGVYVGLEGPSWVGAMMALDNMVADKVEFCKQYDIEITEEQWPTNHLPEIIIADRGEFEGYSVAGLINNLNVKIENTTAYRGDLKGIVERKFRAFNGKVKQKAPGAIQKEYRERGDMDYRLNATLNLKEFTSLIITMVLQHNHKIIDKYPMEKEMITDGIVPTPINLWNWGIHNRKGRLRTVDRNILRLNVLPREKATISRAGIKFKNLLYGSKRAIEEQWYAKLKNKSIEVVYDPRSLDKIYIPNDNGMDYETCILLEPSQQYKLDFLEDVVFQHQLRNELEEEERSKQVQLTINADAMMEQIIKGAEQKKKKALHQPTSKKEKLEAIRENKTNEKQANREEEKFDLSPTSSIAEQPTEVIDFVSRTKLEQTVEKKSSSRLMDKLKRKRDEQFGKDE